One Algoriphagus sp. Y33 genomic window, GGATACTTTTCCAGGCGGTAGACTTTTTTGGCTGCATACAATGGTCAGTTTAAAGGAGGTGAAAATTAATCCAAAGGACAAAAATAAGGAAGAATTTAATTATTTAGATTTAATCTAATAAAGAATTGAAAAAATCGTAATCTGCCTAAAGAGAGCTACTTCAACCGGTTAGACAGAAGATTGACTTACTAAACGCTCTTTATTAAAAACAAGTATTTAATAATCAATCAGTTAACAAAAAATACCCAAAAAACCGCTTATTAAGAAGTGATTTTAAACCCCATTTTTAAAATTTGAAGCAAATACCTCATCACAATGTTTAATTTAAACCCATTATTTGATATTTTAACGAAAAATGTTCAATTTATCAGAAATTTTTAAACCAGCTTTTACTAAAATAACACAATCAACAACCAAATCATCAAGTAAAAGACCCCATGCTCGAAAAAGTGTTAAACCAACAGGAAACCCTAGAAAGAATCAAAAGCGGCGATGAGTCAGCATTCATTGAAGTATATGACCTTTACTGGAAGCAACTGTTCAATTTCGGCTATAAAAAGCTCAGCAAGAAAGAGATTGTGGAAGGAATTGTACAGGAGGTATTTATTGATCTTTGGACCAAACGGGCTAAACTTGAAATTCACACCTCCCTCTCCTCGTATCTATTCACTTCTGTGAATTACAAAATCATCAACAAGTACAAATCCCAAAGTATTAGAGACAAATATTCGGAGGAGGAAAAATCCAAAGGAGAACAGAACAGCGCTTCCACCGAAGAAAAAATCCTCTTCAACGACCTGAAATCAAACATCAAAAAGGTCGTGAGGGAATTCCCCCCACAGCGCAAAAAAGTCTATCAACTTCGTTTTAACAAAGGACTAAGTTATATAGAAATCGCCCAAAGCATGGAAATATCAGTAAGCACGGTCGAAAAACACCTGATGCGTGCGTTAAAGGATATTCGGGTCAGTCTAAGAGAACTCACACTTTCCTCACTGGCATGCGTGGGATCCGATTCTCTTTTCAAACTATTGGATGCCGTATCATTCCCGGTGTTCAGTTAAGTATATTTTATCATTGAAGCAGGTACTTCGCAGACAAAGGCAATGGGTCGAAATACCACCTGGAAGTCAGCTTAATTGCATTTTCATAAGTACTCTTTGGTCAAATCTTTTCATATTTCCATTTCTTCTAGGAATATATCACCTGCCTCACTCCGGTTTTTCGGCATCAATAACGACACTAGCTTAATCCCTTGCATACCCGGAGAGATTCACATGTCACACAAATCCCGATTTTTTGTAAAAAAATAAATGAGGGTTAAAAATTGACCTTTTCAATCAAATAAAATGTCAATTCAAAAAATATTGGTTTTTATTCTATTCACAATAGAGGATATTCATGTCTGAATTGACATATATAGTATAACACAGAAGTTATGACAAAAACCAATCTCCATCTATTTCAAGACAAGAACTCAGAATTTCTTCCGGGGTCTGAAGATCCTATTGTCCCTGACTTTGTAGGTCAATTGAAGGCGGAAGACCAACAGGCTTTGAAGAAAAAAATATTTGGGGAAATAAAGTCAGGAATCAGAAAGCACGAGGTAAAGATTAAAGTCAAAAAGCGAATTCTTCATAAAACTAAAATAGCCGCCTCTATCCTGCTTCTGGTTGCGGCAAACATAGGGCTTTGGCTGGCACTGAAACAGGAAACACAAACCTACAAAACCGGCGCAAATGAGACCCTGGAAACCGAACTTCCTGATGGGTCTACGGTCTTTATGAACTCCAATTCATTGCTAACCTATTCCTATTCCTGGGCTTTGGGTTTTGACAGGAAAGTCAAGCTGACAGGAGAAGCCTACTTTGACATTGCAAAAGACACGGACTCCAAACGATTTGTAATCAATGAAGGAGAGCTCATGGAAGTGGAAGTCTTTGGGACTGAATTCAACTTCAAAAACCAGCACCCCATCCATAAACTGACACTTATAGAGGGAAGCGTCAAACTTGGCTACCAAAGTGAAGAGGGTAACACCAACCGTATGGTAGCCCCTGGAGAGACAATAAAATTGAACATAGAAAATCATCAAATTGAAACTAAAAAAGTAGCTGATCCAATAAGGCTTCTAGCATGGCAAGACAGAAGGCTGCGGATGCAAGATGAGAGCTTAGAAGATGTGCTCCGCATAGTGACAGAATTGTACGACATCGAATTACATGATCAAAAAATACCACCAACCACCCAACTTATTTCAGGAAGCTTACCACTAACAGACAATCCAAACGAGGTGATCGAAAATATTCAAGTGCTTTTCGATACTAAAATCACCCTAGAACAGAATTCATTAAGAGTACAATAGATTACTGCTTGCCTTTCGGCCGGATCGCAAGCATCAACTTTAACCACAGTCAAAATTAGTTCGAGCAAAAGCTTTGGTGAAGACCTACAGCTAAAATCACACTAGTGAGAGCTGGATAACTATCCTATTCAGTTCTATGAATGATTAGCAATTGACCCAAAATAAATACGAGTTATCATTCTAACCACTAACCTGTTAATCTATGCTCATCAAATTTACCCGCTACCTGTTGGTTGCAGGGGTGACGGGAGTGCTGGCACTCCCAATCTCCACAAAAGGCCAAAATCTCACCCAATCTGCCAAAGGCCCAACTTTCGACCAGAAGTCGGACAGAAAAAACATGGAATCAACGCTAAAGGAGCTCGAAGATCTGTATGCTATATCGATAGCATACCCTTCCTCCCTGATAGATTCAGAAACAAAGATTCCCGCCGCCATTAACTCCAAGCTTACAGCCGAGGAAAACCTGCAACGCATTCTAAAAGGAAGTAAGCTTCACTTTAGGAAAGGCGCCGGAAACTTTTATATGCTTGAACAAACAGCAGATGAAGAAGGGACAGCACCTATCACAACAGGCTTCTCCAATCAGCTACCTACCAATACTCTACGAAAAACAGAGCGCACCATCCAGGGAGTGGTGCTCGACGATGACCAAATGCCTATTCCCGGCGCAAGTATCTTGATCAAAGGCACCATGAATGGTGTAGTAACCGACATAGACGGAAAATTCTCTCTGACACTGGCAGACGATAATCCTGATGCAATTCTGACGGTTTCCTTCATAGGATTCACTACCCAGGAGGTAAAAGTCGGAACCACTTCCATGTTCACTATCACGCTAGAATCATCAGATTTGGCATTAAATGAAGTAGTCGTCACGGCCTTCGGCCTCGAACGGGACAAAAAAGCCCTGGGATATTCCACACAAAGTGTAGATGGAAATGCCCTTACAGAATCTCGTCCCACTAACGTGGCAAACAGTCTCTCAGGACGGGTAGCAGGCGTGCAGGTAACCGGAAATTCCATGCCGGGCAGTGGAGCCCATATTGTAATTAGAGGATCATCCTCAGTAGGTGGAAATAACGAACCATTGGTGGTGGTGGATGGGGTTCCGTTGGAACAAAGCTCAAGCAGGCAATATGGAAACGGCCTCTCTGAAATAAGCCCGGACAATATCAAAGAAATGAGCATTCTGAAAGGCCCCACAGCTGCTGCTTTATACGGTTCTCGTGCGGCCAATGGAGTCATTATGGTTACCACCAAAAACGGGGCAGGGACCAAAGGGCTGGGCATTGAGTTCAACAGCAATATGACTTTTGACAACCCGCTAGTTAAGCCGGATTTCCAGAACATTTACGGTGGCGGTGCCGGCTATAGAACTTGGTATGTAGATGGAAGAAATGGATTCGACGCAGACGGCATCAGGGGAACCGCCGGAGTGGATGAAAGCTGGGGTGCTCCCATGGACGGGAGACTGGTACCGCTTTGGTATTCCGCTCCTGAGAGAGTAGCGTTACTTCCCCAGCCAAACAACTGGGAGGATTTTTGGGAAACAGGCCAAAGCTTCTCCAATACCGTCGCACTTTCCGGAGGAAATGAGCAGGGAAGTTTCCGTCTGGCCATAGGCAGATTGGATCAGACCAGTATTATGGCAGATAATGATTATTACAGAAACAACTTCAAACTAAATACTTCTTATAAATTCATCCCCAAACTCCAGATGAGTGTGAACGCCGAGTACGTCAAATCAGGTTCAGACAACAGGGGATTTACAGGCAGTCAAGACTTTATTTGGGCTCATAGACATACAGATTATACCAAATTGAAAAACTGGGAGGATTACTACGAAGTACAAAGGCAAACTTTCCGGCCTGGAGATGATTACCCCTATGCCAACTGGCAGCATGAATACTTTTCCAATCCATTTTTCAACCAAAAATATTTACCCAATTCGAACGAAAAAGACCGTTTGGTGGGAAGTATTGCGCTTAACTATGATATAAGTGAGCATTTCAGCATCATGGCCAGGTCTGGAACCGACTACTGGAGCGATACCCGAATAAATATCAATAGCGCAGAAAGTTTCAAAAACAATGTCAAAAGATTTGGGTCGTACTCAGAATCAGTATTGACCAGTCAAGAGACAAATAGTGATCTGATTTTGACTTTTAACAAAAATCTGACACAAAGGCTTTCTTTGAAAATACAAGCTGGAGGAATACACAGGGTCAATAACTATAAAAGCACCGGAGTCAGTGTAGGTCAGCTTACCGTTGATGGACTATACAACTTGGGTAATTATGCTAGCCCGGTAGATCCTTCAAGTTTGATTAGAAAAAGAGTTGTGAACAGTGCATTTGGCTCAGCACAATTCGGATACAACAATTATTTGTTTCTGGATGTAACCGGAAGAAATGACTGGTCAAGTACACTTCCAAAATCAAACCTTTCATTCTTCTATCCATCAGTAGCTTTAAGTGCTGTACTGACAGATATTTTCAATGTACAATCTGACTTCCTTTCATTTGCAAAAGTCAGAGCCAGCCTTGCTCAGGTTGGTAGCGATGCGGACCCTTACAAAGTGCAGCAAGTATATACTTCCGAAGGTCTTTGGGCCGGAACTACTCCTATGTATGCTGAATCAAATGAAATTGCAAATAGGACGCTAAAGCCGGAAACTACAAATGGAAAAGAAGTGGGTTTAGACTTGAGGTTTTTTGAAGGAAAAGTAGGATTGGATTTCACTTATTACCATCAATCCACATTCAATCAGATCCTAGCAGTGGCCATTTCTTCAGCATCTGGTTATAGCAATCAGATACTAAATGCAGGCCTTATCACAAACCAAGGAATTGAACTAACAATTAATGCAACTCCTATCAGAACTGCATCAGGGTTCAGTTGGTACACAGCATTGAATTTTGCTAGAAACCGTAACAAAGTAGAAGAGCTAGCCGAAGGACTGGAAAATTTAATTTTGGCTTCGCAAAACTCTTTGACATCTGAAGCTCGTGTAGGTCAGCCTTATGGCTCGCTCTATGGAAGAAGGTATTTAAGAAGCCCAGGAGGAGAACTCATTTACAACAATGGCCTACCTATTTTGGAAGAAGGGACTTTTGTTTTGGGAAATATCCAACCTGATTGGATTGGGGGCTGGACCAACTCATTTACATACAAAGGCCTTGAAATCAACACCCTAATCGATGTGAAAATGGGCGGGGATATATTTGACGTGGGTACCGGACTCGCAAGAAAAACAGGTCAATACGCCGAAACAACCGCTGGACGTGAAGAGGGAGTAATCGGACAGGGGGTAAAGAACATAGGAACTTCAGAGGAGCCTGTGTATGTAGCAAACGACGTAATCGCAAATGCTACTACTTTCTGGAATTCACAGAATCCACGAACCTACCACGAAGCTGGCATTTTTGACGGCTCCTTTATCAAGCTTCGTGAACTCTCTCTTGGCTATGTATTCCCTAAAAATTTCATGGGTAATAAGTTCATCCAAACCATGAAACTCTCCTTTGTGGGTCGAAATCTGGCTATTCTTTATAAAAACCATCCGCATATGGATCCGGAAGTAGATATGAAAGGCGGCAATGGACAGGGATTCGCTTATGGACAAATGCCCACTACACGTAATATGGGATTCAATCTTAATGTGACATTCTGACCTAATCTTCTACTTATTAAGAACTTATCATGAAAAGACTATACATCTCCTCCATCGCAATACTTCTGTTAACGTTCGGCACAATATCTTCTTGTACCGGGGATTTTGAAGAAATCAATACAAACCCTAACGATCCCATTTCTGTATCCCCATCCTTGCTTTTACCCAATGCTATTCAAATAGTAGTGGACAGGTACTGGGGACATAGCACCCGATACGAAAGGTTAAATATCGACGCGGCCATGTGCTGGATCCAGCATCTCTCAAGGAATATTTACATCAATGCCGAGGGAGATAGCTATGAAATACCCCTCACTATCTCTTCAGGAACTTGGAACAATCTTTACAGAGAATCCCTGATCAATTTTGAAAAGGTCAAAACATTGTCAGGACCGGGCGGGTCCTACGAAAACACCAACTATGTGGGCATTGCTATGGTCATGCAGGCATTTACCTATGCATATTTAACTGATGTATTTGGACCTATCCCCTACTCAGAAGCATTGAAAGGTACGGCAGAAGAAGCCATAAATTCTCCAAAATATGATTCCATGGAGGAAGTATATGCAGGCATTCTAGCCGATTTGACTGAAGCAAATGACCATCTCTCTACTTCTGGTCCGGCAGTAGTCGGAGACATCATGTTTAATGGAGACATCATGAAATGGAAGCGTTTCGCCAATTCACTTGCGTTGAGAATCGCCAATAGACAAGCGGTCAAAAAGCCCGCAGAATCAAAGGAAATCATGACTCGAATACTGGCTGACCCTGCAAAATACCCGATTATAGAAAGTAATTCTCAGACAGCGGAATTAATTCACTTCGATGTAATCGGCAGCAGAAACAAGATGTTTGATGTGTTCTCCACCCGTTCGGATTGGAACATCAGTACTACGCTAATTGACGAACTACTTGCTCTTGATGACGAGAGGATCACGGTATATGCACAGCCATTGGAAGACGGCACCTATGCAGGTCTTCCCAACGGGCTGACCGATGCGGCAGCCGGCAACTTCAATGCCTCCAGAATTGGACTTAAATACCTGGATCCTACTGCCCCCAGCGTCTTGATGACTTATGCAGAAGTGGAGTTTATCAAAGCAGAGGCAGCTCTGGACGGAGATATAGAGGGAGACGCTGCCCAATTTCTTGAAAGTGCGATCAAAGCATCCTTTAATCAACAAGGACTTACTATGCCAGACGATTACATGAGCCGCATAGGCGGGGTAACAAAAGAAAGCATCATGACCCAAAAGTGGATTGCACTTTTCGGACAAGGAGTCGAAGCATGGAATGAATACCGCCGCACAGGCTATCCTGTGATGCCTGCTCCCCACCCAAACTCAGTGTTTTCCAACGACGGAGTGCTTCCCACAAGAATAGAATACCCTACTTCAGAATACTCTCTCAACAAAGCAAATCTCGACGAGGGTGTAAGCAAACTAGGTGGTGCCGATAACATGAGAACCCCGCTCTGGTGGGTAGAATAATCCAAATCGATCTACACTTATTAAAATCTATATGAAAAAGTCATTCAACATATATTTAGTACTGGCAGCTTTTGCCACTATTGCTTTCACCCAGTCCTGTGTGGAAGCTGAAGATTTGGTGACCCCAAATGTGGCCGCACCTGTTTTGGTTCTGCTTGAAGGAACTTCCTTCGACGCAGAATCTCCTGTGACTGTTGGTTCCAAATTCTTGGAACTTGACAAAACCAACATCCTCGACCACACCAAGGGTATAGACTCCATTCCTGTCCCCAACCTTGATATCGCTGTCTTCATCAATAACACCGATGAAATAGCCAAACTGATCACCGACACAAGCGGCAGTGCCGAACTGATCATTTCCTGGGCTGATCTGGGGTTGGCGGAAGCCAAAAGTGGCAACCAGGTTCGATTGGAATTCACAGGGACTTACAAAAACGTAGCATTCAGGAAGTATCATACAGTAAGAGTCAACTAATATACTATTCATAAAACCAAAAATTCATTCCTACAAATCTTTCCACAAACTCATTAAAAAAAGCTATGAACCACTCTATTAACAGAAGAAATTGGATCAAATCCAGCCTTATGGCTGTGGGAACAATGGCTGTAGCCCCGGCTTTCGCCCTTCCAAAAAACAAAGCACTGGCTGCTTATCAGCCAGACTCTATTCTTAATGAGCACATCCCAACTTTCCGATACGACGAGGCCCGGCTTGTTGCGAAACTAAATGCAAATGAGAATCCATACGGTCCATCTCCTAAAGTGATCAAAGCCATTACGGACTCTATCACTTTGGGTAACCGGTATGGCCATGGCGAGGCTAAGGTACTTATTGATATGATCGCCGAAAAAGAAGGTGTAAGTCCAGATCATATTATGTTATCTCCCGGATCATCAGACATACTTGAAAAGACAGCGTTTGTGCAATTCATGAACGGAGGCAATGTAGTATCAGCGGATCCTTCCTACATGTCCTTGATGAATACTGCCCAAAAACTTGGGGCAACCTGGAAGCCTGTTTTATTGACTGGAGATTATCAGCATGATCTGGATGGTATGGCCAAAGCTGTGGACTCGGAGACCAACCTGGTATACATCTGTAATCCAAACAACCCTACAGGATCTATCACCGATGCCAAGAAACTCAGAGCATTTTGCTCTTCCGTATCCGAGAAAACACCTGTATTCGTAGATGAAGCCTATCTGGAATTTCTGGAAAAACCCGAAGAAAGCTCTATGGTGGGGCTTGTGGCCGAGGGCAAAGACGTAATGATTGCCAGAACATTCTCCAAAGTCCACGGAATGGCGGGACTCCGAATCGGATATTTAGTTGCACTTCCAGAGCGGATTGAAAGCATCACTTCTAAAGTGAGAAGCACTATGGGACTTTGCGTCACCTCATTAAACGGTGCTATTGCAAGCATGAAAGACCCTGGCTTCCTCTCAAAATGTAGAAGCATGAATACCGAATGCAGAGAATACACCAAAGGCGAAATCGCTTCCCTTGGATACGATATCATCCCTTCACATACAAGTTTTATGATTTTCCCGCTTCGCATGGACGGACAGCCATTTATGAAAGGCATGTACGACAGCGGCGTAGGCATCAGAGTATTCAATATTGACAACAAACCGTGGTGTAGAGTAAGTATGGGAACCATGGGCGAAATGGAAATTTTCGTCGATGCTTTCAAAAAAGTAACTGCCTAAGAGTATAACCAACTATGAGTATTGCACTTCAGAAGACCCTATCGCTGCTCCTGTTAATAGTTATCGGGATATTTCTCCAGAAAAAACTACAAAATGAGGATCAGAAAAAGGGGTTAAAGACTATAATTCTAAACATCGCCTTACCGGCAATGATTTTTGTTGCGTTGTTGAAAATCGAAATCAATCCGGATCTGCTGATTCTTCCCGTTTTGGCTTTAATCTTCAATATCGTGATGATTTTCCTTACCAAGTATTCCTTGCCGTTTTTTGGCATCAAGGCAAATACTCCGGCTATGCGAACACTGATGCTGCTTCTCCCTTCTCTGGCTCCGGGACTGACATGTTTCCCATTCATAGTAGAATATCTGGGCGATGACGTGCTGGCCTGGGCAGCGCTTGCAGACATTGGAAATAAGCTATTTGTATTGGTTTTAGCCTATTTGCTCGCCATGTCTTGGTATTACAAAAACCAAAAGCTGGAAGCTAGGTCTAATGGACAAAAGGTCAAAGAATTGCTGATAACCATGGTAAGCGAGCCTATCAATCTCGTTATTCTAGTCGCTATAGTTCTACTCAGCTTCGGATTCAACATGGAAAGTATGCCGGCATTTCTTGGCGAGTCCATCCTTATGATGAAGGACATGATGACTCCTTTGGTTTTGATTTTCATAGGAGTAGCTGTGATTTTCAAATGGGATCAATTACGTATGATTACCTCCATACTCACTTTCAGAGCAGGATTTACATTTCTGCTAAGTGGTCTCTTTATCTGGCTGGTACCTATGCCCTCGGAGGCCGCCGTATTACTTGCTGTGGTATTCCCGCAGAGCGCAGTGAGTTTTTGGCCATTTGCCCATATGTCGGCTATCAGAAAGTTTGAATATGAAAATGAAGTCCAGAAGAACAATCCAACCTTTGATCTTGAATTGGGGATCAATGTGCTGGCTGTATCCATGCCCTTCAGCACCTTACTGGTGCTAGGGGTATTCACTTCCGGCAGCTATTTCACATCCCCTCTTCACGTATTATCAATTGGCGCATTACTAGTAGGAGCAGCTTTATTGCCAAAAGCCATACAATTGATCAAGAGCTCCGATTTCAGCTTTGACTCAGTTAGAGAAAAAGTACTGAAAGACAGCTCAGCGGAGTAACACAAGTTGGGTTAATAGAATATATCCGATAGGTCTGATCAAATGAAAATGCCCGAGCTTTGCTTGGGCTTTTTTGATGCAATTTATTGTATGCCCAAAAGCTGACCCCAAACGCACAATTCCTGCGGGTTTTGAAAAGGGCGCCTATTGCTTTACACTTATCACAAGCTTGGGACAATTCACGGACAAGTTGAAAAATGTATTGAAATTATTCGATTGGGTATATATCAATTTCCTTTTAAATTGAATCTCCAAACACAACACGACATGCGCAAACTCAGTCTGGCTCTTGCCAATTTAATCATCCTTTTCACTAGTGTTTCTTGCCAAAACAAAGTGGAAAAAAACCTTCCTGAGCTTTCTCAGGAATTTACGACAATTCTGGATGCTCACGGTGACTGGCGAAAATGGCGCAACGCCAAAGCTGAAAGCTATGCCATGATCCATGAGGGAGTTATGACTGAGGAAAATGCATTCATCAATCTGGACAGTAGGAAAATACGGCTATCAACTACAGAATTTGAGATTGGTTTTGACGGGAAACAGACTTGGATTAGCCCAAACAGAGAAGCCTACAAAGGAAAATCCGTTAAGTTTTATCACAATTTGTACTTCTATTTTTTCAATATTCCCTATGTATTTACAGATCCCGGTGTGACGGTGGAGAAAATAGCCGACAAATCCCTTAATGGTAAAAAGTATCCGACTTTTCAAGCCAAGTTTGAGCCAAGCACGGGCTATAGCCCGAAAGACCAATATTTCATGCTGATCAACCCGGAAACCAACCGACTTGAGTACCTTCTCTATAACGTCACCTATTTCGGTGATGAAAGTCCACCGCTCAATGCACTGAAATATGAGGATTACCGCAATGCTGACGGAGTTTACTTCCCGAGAATCCTTACCGGGTACACTTTTGAAAACGACTCTACCAAGAACATAAGATATCAAGTCACTTTTGCCGATGCCTTACTTCTGGAAGAAGAGTTTGATTCAGAGATTTTTGACAAACCTACAAATGGAGTTTTCGCAGACTAACCCGGTAAAAATTCCAACCCGTTAATTCTGGGTTTGACTTTGGGTCTGAACGGTATGATTATCCCTGATCGTGAAGAAATTAGAGTCCACCAGATTAGAAATCCCATTGATCTTCATCTGAAGATTATCGAGATATTCGTGTAGTCCAAAACCTATAATTTCACTTACTTCGGCAAACTCCAACCTTGACCGAAGCTCACCCATAGCCTTTTCTGCCGAGTTCATATATCCACCTCCCATATTTCCGGAGATATTGTGGAGGCATTTTTCAGCTTCTTTGATACAGTAATATATAGATCTGGGGAAATACTTGTTCAATACCAGAAACTCCACCACGCAAGATGAGTCAATATTCCCGTACAACCTGCGGTAGGTATTGAATGCGGTAACTGATTTCAGCAAAGCCATCCAATGCAGAAAATCAAGAGGCGTGCCCACTTCCTGATCCGAGGGCAATAAGATGTGGTATTTCACATCCAATATCCTGGAAGTCTTATCCGCTCGCTCCAGGTATTGACCAAGTTGCCTGAAATACCAACCTTCGATCCTCGCCACACTGCTATCTGCGATACCATAGATCAGCAAAATCTGGTTTTTTACTTTCTCGAAAAACGGCCTGGGGTCTTCTTTTTTCCAAACCTTTCTTTCCAAACCTTCCTGCATCATATAGTAAAGCTCGTTGGCTTTTTCCCACGTCTCCTTGTTCAGATTTTCACGGATAATCCGTGCATTTTCCCTCGCATTCTTTATTGTGGAAAGCATAGAGTTGGGGTTCTCAGCATCGAATCCCAAGAAAAACAGCACCTGATTTCTCTCATAGCCCTTGAACCTTGACTCATAAAGCTCTAAGTCTCCGGTGGCTGCGATCAGCGGATGCCACTGTTCTTTCAAATCTACAGGCAGATCTTGCATCAGATTGAAATTCACATCTATAAATCTCGCGTAATTCTCCGCACGCTCCAGGTATCTTCCCAGCCAATAAATACTATTCGCTACTCTGCTTAGCATATTCTATCTCTTTATTAATATAAAACCCAAGTATCCTTACTTCCCCCACCTTGGGAGCTGTTTACCACGAGTGACCCCTTCTTGAGAGCCACCCGGGTCAATGCACCCGGAATTACTTCTATCTCCT contains:
- a CDS encoding AEC family transporter, producing MSIALQKTLSLLLLIVIGIFLQKKLQNEDQKKGLKTIILNIALPAMIFVALLKIEINPDLLILPVLALIFNIVMIFLTKYSLPFFGIKANTPAMRTLMLLLPSLAPGLTCFPFIVEYLGDDVLAWAALADIGNKLFVLVLAYLLAMSWYYKNQKLEARSNGQKVKELLITMVSEPINLVILVAIVLLSFGFNMESMPAFLGESILMMKDMMTPLVLIFIGVAVIFKWDQLRMITSILTFRAGFTFLLSGLFIWLVPMPSEAAVLLAVVFPQSAVSFWPFAHMSAIRKFEYENEVQKNNPTFDLELGINVLAVSMPFSTLLVLGVFTSGSYFTSPLHVLSIGALLVGAALLPKAIQLIKSSDFSFDSVREKVLKDSSAE
- a CDS encoding SusC/RagA family TonB-linked outer membrane protein; the encoded protein is MLIKFTRYLLVAGVTGVLALPISTKGQNLTQSAKGPTFDQKSDRKNMESTLKELEDLYAISIAYPSSLIDSETKIPAAINSKLTAEENLQRILKGSKLHFRKGAGNFYMLEQTADEEGTAPITTGFSNQLPTNTLRKTERTIQGVVLDDDQMPIPGASILIKGTMNGVVTDIDGKFSLTLADDNPDAILTVSFIGFTTQEVKVGTTSMFTITLESSDLALNEVVVTAFGLERDKKALGYSTQSVDGNALTESRPTNVANSLSGRVAGVQVTGNSMPGSGAHIVIRGSSSVGGNNEPLVVVDGVPLEQSSSRQYGNGLSEISPDNIKEMSILKGPTAAALYGSRAANGVIMVTTKNGAGTKGLGIEFNSNMTFDNPLVKPDFQNIYGGGAGYRTWYVDGRNGFDADGIRGTAGVDESWGAPMDGRLVPLWYSAPERVALLPQPNNWEDFWETGQSFSNTVALSGGNEQGSFRLAIGRLDQTSIMADNDYYRNNFKLNTSYKFIPKLQMSVNAEYVKSGSDNRGFTGSQDFIWAHRHTDYTKLKNWEDYYEVQRQTFRPGDDYPYANWQHEYFSNPFFNQKYLPNSNEKDRLVGSIALNYDISEHFSIMARSGTDYWSDTRININSAESFKNNVKRFGSYSESVLTSQETNSDLILTFNKNLTQRLSLKIQAGGIHRVNNYKSTGVSVGQLTVDGLYNLGNYASPVDPSSLIRKRVVNSAFGSAQFGYNNYLFLDVTGRNDWSSTLPKSNLSFFYPSVALSAVLTDIFNVQSDFLSFAKVRASLAQVGSDADPYKVQQVYTSEGLWAGTTPMYAESNEIANRTLKPETTNGKEVGLDLRFFEGKVGLDFTYYHQSTFNQILAVAISSASGYSNQILNAGLITNQGIELTINATPIRTASGFSWYTALNFARNRNKVEELAEGLENLILASQNSLTSEARVGQPYGSLYGRRYLRSPGGELIYNNGLPILEEGTFVLGNIQPDWIGGWTNSFTYKGLEINTLIDVKMGGDIFDVGTGLARKTGQYAETTAGREEGVIGQGVKNIGTSEEPVYVANDVIANATTFWNSQNPRTYHEAGIFDGSFIKLRELSLGYVFPKNFMGNKFIQTMKLSFVGRNLAILYKNHPHMDPEVDMKGGNGQGFAYGQMPTTRNMGFNLNVTF
- a CDS encoding FecR family protein; this translates as MTKTNLHLFQDKNSEFLPGSEDPIVPDFVGQLKAEDQQALKKKIFGEIKSGIRKHEVKIKVKKRILHKTKIAASILLLVAANIGLWLALKQETQTYKTGANETLETELPDGSTVFMNSNSLLTYSYSWALGFDRKVKLTGEAYFDIAKDTDSKRFVINEGELMEVEVFGTEFNFKNQHPIHKLTLIEGSVKLGYQSEEGNTNRMVAPGETIKLNIENHQIETKKVADPIRLLAWQDRRLRMQDESLEDVLRIVTELYDIELHDQKIPPTTQLISGSLPLTDNPNEVIENIQVLFDTKITLEQNSLRVQ
- a CDS encoding histidinol-phosphate transaminase; its protein translation is MNHSINRRNWIKSSLMAVGTMAVAPAFALPKNKALAAYQPDSILNEHIPTFRYDEARLVAKLNANENPYGPSPKVIKAITDSITLGNRYGHGEAKVLIDMIAEKEGVSPDHIMLSPGSSDILEKTAFVQFMNGGNVVSADPSYMSLMNTAQKLGATWKPVLLTGDYQHDLDGMAKAVDSETNLVYICNPNNPTGSITDAKKLRAFCSSVSEKTPVFVDEAYLEFLEKPEESSMVGLVAEGKDVMIARTFSKVHGMAGLRIGYLVALPERIESITSKVRSTMGLCVTSLNGAIASMKDPGFLSKCRSMNTECREYTKGEIASLGYDIIPSHTSFMIFPLRMDGQPFMKGMYDSGVGIRVFNIDNKPWCRVSMGTMGEMEIFVDAFKKVTA
- a CDS encoding RNA polymerase sigma-70 factor, whose product is MLEKVLNQQETLERIKSGDESAFIEVYDLYWKQLFNFGYKKLSKKEIVEGIVQEVFIDLWTKRAKLEIHTSLSSYLFTSVNYKIINKYKSQSIRDKYSEEEKSKGEQNSASTEEKILFNDLKSNIKKVVREFPPQRKKVYQLRFNKGLSYIEIAQSMEISVSTVEKHLMRALKDIRVSLRELTLSSLACVGSDSLFKLLDAVSFPVFS
- a CDS encoding SusD/RagB family nutrient-binding outer membrane lipoprotein, producing MKRLYISSIAILLLTFGTISSCTGDFEEINTNPNDPISVSPSLLLPNAIQIVVDRYWGHSTRYERLNIDAAMCWIQHLSRNIYINAEGDSYEIPLTISSGTWNNLYRESLINFEKVKTLSGPGGSYENTNYVGIAMVMQAFTYAYLTDVFGPIPYSEALKGTAEEAINSPKYDSMEEVYAGILADLTEANDHLSTSGPAVVGDIMFNGDIMKWKRFANSLALRIANRQAVKKPAESKEIMTRILADPAKYPIIESNSQTAELIHFDVIGSRNKMFDVFSTRSDWNISTTLIDELLALDDERITVYAQPLEDGTYAGLPNGLTDAAAGNFNASRIGLKYLDPTAPSVLMTYAEVEFIKAEAALDGDIEGDAAQFLESAIKASFNQQGLTMPDDYMSRIGGVTKESIMTQKWIALFGQGVEAWNEYRRTGYPVMPAPHPNSVFSNDGVLPTRIEYPTSEYSLNKANLDEGVSKLGGADNMRTPLWWVE